GCGCTCCTGCGCGAGCTCTGTTTCAACCTGTACGACGAGCGCCGCATTCCCTCGACCCGCGCCGGCGTCAATGAGCTCTTCTACCTCATCGAGGGCAACGACCTGCTGAAGAACCTCGTCGCCCGGGGGGATTACTACCCGCCGGAGGTGCTGCGTCGTCTCGGCACATTTTACCCGGCCGCCGCTCAAACCGGCTCGGAGGCCGAGACGGAGGAGGGCCTGGAGACCGAAGCGGTTATCATCACCAACGTCTCCAGCTCCCGGACGCGGGAGATGATAGCCCACACCCAGGTGTTGTCGGAGTTCCTGGCGTCCGGCATACCGCGGCTGGAATCGCCGGTGACCGTGGCCGATCTGGGGCGGACAGCCTTCGACGAGCTGCGGGATTACCAGCTCGGCTGGATAGCCTGGGGGCTCTCCCGGGACGCTTCGTACCGGGGGCTGGAACTGAGCCGGGAGGAAGCCCGGCTCGCTATACGGGAGGCGGGGCTCGCCGAGCCGGTCTCGATGAACGCCGAAATCATCGGGGGCACCCTGGCTCCCTGGGTGGATAACTACGTGAAAAATTCCGGTGACGTGCTCCTCGACGACGGGCCCGCGCAGGAGCGCCTTGCCGCGGCGGTCGCCGGCGTCTGGCGGCCCGGCGGGGACCTGTACCCCGACACCGCGGAAATCTCCGCCGCCATCCGGGGGGCGCTGCCCGAGAGCTATCTCGCAAAGTACCCTGATGACCCGGACTGGCTCGCCGACATCATCGCCAAGCGGACGACCCACAGCATCCAGAACGGCGTGGTTGACCGCTGGACGGATAATGTGCTGGGGAGGCTGCCCGAGCCTTTTTCCGCAAACGCGGAGTTCGTCGCCGACCTGCGCGGGGCCCTCTACGAGCTCACCGACCGCACGGCCTACGTGCCGTCGGACATGGCCTGGCGCCTGACCGGAGAGCCCCCGGAGGAAATCGTCCCGCTGCTCGTCACGCAGAGCGGCTTCCCCCGCATCTTCAGCATCATGGAACAAAAGCTGGTGGAAAACCAGATAATCTCCACAGCCATCGCCTACGTGCTGGTCTTCTTCCTCCTTCTGGTCTTGATGCGCAACATCGTCGGCGGCCTCCTGGCTTCGATTCCCATCCTGCTCACGG
The window above is part of the bacterium genome. Proteins encoded here:
- a CDS encoding MMPL family transporter, coding for ALLRELCFNLYDERRIPSTRAGVNELFYLIEGNDLLKNLVARGDYYPPEVLRRLGTFYPAAAQTGSEAETEEGLETEAVIITNVSSSRTREMIAHTQVLSEFLASGIPRLESPVTVADLGRTAFDELRDYQLGWIAWGLSRDASYRGLELSREEARLAIREAGLAEPVSMNAEIIGGTLAPWVDNYVKNSGDVLLDDGPAQERLAAAVAGVWRPGGDLYPDTAEISAAIRGALPESYLAKYPDDPDWLADIIAKRTTHSIQNGVVDRWTDNVLGRLPEPFSANAEFVADLRGALYELTDRTAYVPSDMAWRLTGEPPEEIVPLLVTQSGFPRIFSIMEQKLVENQIISTAIAYVLVFFLLLVLMRNIVGGLLASIPILLTVLINFAIMALWGVPLDFVTLMIASLVIGIGVDYTIHFTESFRRELARSESPVAALERVLATTGRAVIINAVSVAAGFLVLIASEIIPLRQFGVLVAVTMVASSMAALVILPAVYFTFRPKFIFDRGIEPLVAEKEKK